Genomic segment of Malania oleifera isolate guangnan ecotype guangnan chromosome 7, ASM2987363v1, whole genome shotgun sequence:
aaaaaaatgcaaaaaataaaaataaaaatggagcaTCTCTATTAATATTAGGGACATCAAATTTAATTCCCCTATTATAAGTATGATCTCCTAACTCTCttctttgttcaaataaaattgAGGTGACACCTTTAGTGCCACTCTTTTGATAGAGGATATAAAATCAATCAGGTTTTTCCAAATGCGAAGGATGATAATTTATTCAATACACACTTATATATTCTATGCCATTCTCCATGCCTTGCACTCTATCAGAAAAAGATTAACCTCCACAAACATTTCCAGAATTTTTACATTGTGCTGCAGTTTTTTCTTCACTGGTTTTCTAAAGCTTTGAGGAAGGAGAGGCAGGAAGGGATTTAGATCCAATAGAGCGAGGAAGAAGTTTTCTTCCTAAATTGCTTGGATCAACTGGACTGGGCGAGCAGTGTGGATTTTTAAAGATCGTGCAATTTGCTCACAGATACTATGGGGTAGAGCGACTTTCCTTGCTTCCCTTCGGGTTTGCTCTCAGATTTTTCAAGGTTTACCGCTGTCCAACTTTATGAGAGATTGGAGGGCAGCGCTCTTGTCATTGATACTTGTACTGTTTCTTCTTGCTCTTCTGCATATTATAGCTTTTTGCATCTTTTACCCAGGGAGGACTCCTTGTCCTCCATTGTGTACCATGCTTCTTTCTTTTAATAAAATTGtcttctatccaaaaaaaaaaacggaCCATGCATAGTTTAAATTATTCAATACTAGAACATACATTGAAAACACCCACCCTAAGCAGAGaaaatgcaaataaataaataaataaaatggagcaTCTCCAATAAAATTAGGGACATCAAATTTAATTCCCCTATTATAAGCATGGTCTCCTAACTCTCCTCTTGGTTCAAAAAAAAGTTAGGGTGACACCTGTAGTgccattttttttatagaatataAAATCAATCAGGTTTTGCCAAAcacaaaggatgagaatttttCAACACACAGTTATATCATCTACACCATTCTCCATGCCTTGCACTCTATCAGAAAAAGATTAACCTCCACAAACATTTCCAGAATTTTCACCATTTTGCTGCAGTGTTTTCTTCACTGGTTTTTTAAAGCTTTGGGGAAGAGGAAGGGGAGGCAGGAAGGGATTTAGATTCAATAGAGCAAGGAAGAAGATTTTTTCCCTTTATTGTTTggatcagtgttttaaaaggcaaaggcgaGGCATTTTACCCTCCAcgaggcgaggcgtaagccttaaggcgttgaggcgtaagcattttgggactatattttttaaaataattaataaataaaattaatttatatataataaaaaaatgtgaaaatttttaaaataatagagaaaaatataaaaacataatttttaaatatcatataggccaattttaagttttaactaacaaacataaataaaatatattaaaaaaataagcaTGAGTTATAAGAGAGCCAAATTAAAAATGTCCCCAGATTCTAATTCTAAAAGCCAGCTGCAGCAGAGAGTACGAGAGGGTTAGAGGGTCGCAGAGAGAGGTGAGAGACTGCAGAGGGTCGCTGCAGAGAGACGACAGCTCCGAAGGGTTCATTGAAGGAAAAAATATGTCAGAACGAGTTGTCAGAGGCAGATCAGAGTTTGAAAGGGAACGTCGACTCGTcggagagagacgagaagctTGGATGAATCGTTGATAGCAGCCGTCGAGTCGTTGGAGAGAGAGACGAGGTGCTGGGGGAATCGTCGGAGAGAGAGTAGAGGCTATCGTCGAGGAGAAGACTCGCTGGAGGCTTCGCCAAGGCTTCATTGAGAGAGCAGAAGGGAAGAAGCTTCAATGTGTACACCTTGAGATTTGAGGTGTAAAAGGCAATCATTTACATGAGAGGTGTACGCCTTCTCCCCTGAGGCGTACGCCTTTAGGGATTTACGCATTTCTACCTGCACCTTAGTGCGTTGTAGGCCCAAATTGCCCCGAGGCGCGCCCTCAAtaacgccttttaaaacactggtttGGATCAACTGGACTGAGTGAGCAGTATGGATTTTTAAAGATTGCGCTACTTGCTCACAGTTACTATGGGGTAGAGCGACTTTCCTTGCTTCCCTTTGGGTGCACTCACAGATTTTTTTGTGGTTTACCACTGTCCAACTTCATGAGAGATTGGAGGGCAGCACTCTTGTAATTGATACTTGTACTGTTCCTTGTTCTTTTGTGCATTATAGTTTTTGCATCTTTTGCCCAGGGAGGATTCCTTGTCCTCCAGTGTGTACCATGCTTCTTTGTTTCAATAAAATTGtcttctatccaaaaaaaaaaaaatactgaccATGCATAGTTCAAATTATTCAATACTAGAGCATACATTGAAAAGACCCACCCTAggcaaagaaaatgaaaaaaaaaaaaaaaaggagaatctCCATTAAAATTAGGGACATCAAATTTAATTTCCCCATTATAAGTGTGGTCTCCTAACTCTCTTGGTTCAAAGAAAATTGGGGTGACACCTCTAGCGCCACTCTTTTGATAGGATATAAAAACAATCACAGTTATCTCCTCTACGCCATTCTCCATGCCTGGCACTCTATCAGAAAAAGATTAACCTACACAAACATTTCCAGAATTTTCACCATTTTGCTGCAGTTTTTTCTTCACTGGTTTTTTAAAGCTTTGGGCAAGGGGAGGCAGGAAGGGATTTAACTCCAACAGAGCGAGGAGGAAGAGTTTTTACTCTATTGTTTGGATCAACTGGAGTGGGCAGGCAGTACAGATGGTTGGGTACAAGTTGAAGCACATGAAGAAACactagattaaaaaaaaaaatggtttgaatAAAATCTTAGGGCCAAAAGAGTTGGGTTTTCTTCAAATTGAATCATGCAGCAATCTCTTGCACTTAATGGTTCTTCTCCAGCACTTTAAAACTCAGGGCTGAGTGTTCCCCAATCAGTGGAAAATGGTGCAGTACCCCAGCCCCAACAGTTCAAATTCAAAGAATTTGGGATTAGGTCACCTTTGGAAAATAACGCAATGTTATTTATTTTCAGAGTTTCTGTTTTCAAAGGTATTTTAGTGCCACAATGTACGACAATAATTTAGAGTATTTTTTACTGTATTGTGAATAGGAATTGAATTTCAGTTGTGCTGCTCTAAGAGTGTTATCTCATATATAGGTCCCTGCTTCAGTTTTCCATATCCTCCCCCTCTCCATCCTACAAAACTAAAATGTTTTTGACAAGATATCAACcaaggaaaatgaaagaaatcaACTTGATGAGTGCCTCAATGCATCAAACTTGGATAGAGGTTAAAAAGAACAATTTGGTAGTTATAAATTGAACCAGAAGCATCCAGATGCACTCTTACCATTGCTCGGTTCCATGATTTATCGACACTAAACTGAGCTAAGACAATGTCGCCTTTCTTAGGGTTAAAAGAACCAACCACAGGAGCTTCATGAATGTTCAGAGAAGCAAGCTGCTGCTGAATGGAAGCCACTTTCTGATCTCCCACAGTTTGGATGTAAAATCTTCCGCCACCCAAGACTTCTGTAACAATTacctgaaacaaaaaaaaaaaaaaatcagcaatCATTTTATTCGATCAAACACAAGCACCTTCAGCACTTCGAAATGGCATAACACAATCATATTGCAGGCACCTTCAGCACTTCTTTCTGCTTGCCTTCTGCAACTGAACCATTGGTAACTTCCTCTCCTTCAATATAATTTTCCCAAATCTGAAGGCAGACATCTATTAGcataacaaaaaagaaaaagaaaaaggtgggaacacaaaatatgctatatataTTCTACTCTGCTTACTTTCAACTTCTGTCTTTTGGCAGATTGCTCAGCCTGCAAGAGAAGATGAGCATCTGGGATTCTGTCACTGCCAAAGGTACTCTGAAACTTTGCCAGGCCAGATTCAAGGACTGTTACTGCCATATTGGTCTTCGACTCCCATAAAGACCCCAAAAAAGTTCCAGTTCTATCAACAGTTTCCACTTCAATCTATGCAGGAAAGCATGAGTTCAACAACAAAGCAGGTAAAACTATCCAAGTACTGGACCATAAATAAAGGAACTGCAGTACCTCAACATCTCTCTGCATTATCTTTCGCCTCATCAGTGCAATTGCTTCATCTGAAAAAGGCTCATCACGACCAGGACATCTGACACCTGAGAATGAGAAAGCAATGCTGCATGTTTCCTTAGGAATTAACAGCTTAAACCGGTGACCGCTGAGGACATACTCCACAATGGCAGGCATCCTCCGACTCCTTTGCAGAAATGGCAAAAAATCTTTAGCTTTCTTTGCTGATGCCTGAAAGTGATATTTCAGCAGAAGAAACCATTAATAATCTGTTGATGATTTCATTAAGATTCAGTATAACGGTTGTGTTTCTTACTGTAAGCAGATCTGTGATGTGCATTACAGGAGGATCCCTGGCAGAATGGATCCCCTTCTTCCCAGAAATAGCGCGGGACTCTGCAGCGAGGAGAGCATCATAGTAGTTTGATCTTTCCTCAAAATCCCGATGTCTAATAACGGTGCCAAATCCACGTGCAACCACCAGCTCACCAACATTCACCCCAGCTGGCTGGCTGCCTGCAGCATTTGAAACAGTTGAGGTATCATCACCCACAAGGAAGACTGATCCAAAATCCATTACCCTCGAGTCTGCAGTTGCAGTTACAGCTGTAGATCCATCTGTCATGCTGACCTTCCTAGAATATTCCATTGAAACATTCACCTGTCGACCTATAAGGCGTGTTCGTAGAAACTCTTTTGCTTCACGAGCATAGGGAGCAGGTTTTTCATCACGACGAGGATTGCCCATTTTGGGACACCTGATACTTGAAAGATTAACTCGTCTCTCTGCCAGTGGACTACCATATGGGACAGAATCATCAGCCACAATGATGCAGTCTCCGCTTACAACTTCAACAACCTGGATAGGCCATGATAATTCATGAAAAAATTAAAGGAGGACCAAAGATAAGGTTTATATCACTTGGATGCTGGAACAAGCGTATAACCTTTCCGGTGAAATTCTGGTCATGAATTGCCTTTGAATTTGTCAATGGTGGTACATAATTTGTCCAAATCCTCAATCGGTTCTTCTTTGCCTGAAGTTCAGCAGACTTCAGCCGCCGCTTGGCATCATCTTCCATCATGTTAGCACTCCATTCAACGAACTTTGCCAAACCCTTTATGAATATGAAAGACAGACAGAGGGTTTCAGAATAAAGCTTGTGCATTTGGGAGAATAATGTAACCAGTATGTTAATTAAATATAGAGAAGTTAAAGAAGCGAAAGGAGAGCTAGAAGGCATGGTTCaggcaataaaataaaaaaatagacgATAACTCAATGAATCAATGTACAGCAGTGCAACACTggaaattaaaatagaaaacaTAGTTCCATCAGCGGTGTCAGTGCATAACAGGATGTTTGTTAgatgcatggtcttaaatttccacgaaattgttgaaatctTAGTCGAAATTTTCGGTTTCCAacacccttgaaatcgaaatggcagtcgatttcgaTCTTcaataatttccatcaaaatctcaacgaatcatccaaaatttatcaaaattttgaaattttggagaaacttgtcgaaattttgaCTATGCAATGACATTGTctcgaaattcaaatgagagatttagtagtgaagtgaaatttctatcttaatttattttatttatttttatcgaaacaaaatattattacaagtgcttttgaaattatatgaaaaaataaactttaacaacattttatttaaccattcatgtctaaattaccattatttgtataataaataatattcgaataatttatgaattttatttgtattaactaaatatattTAATGCAAATTATCTTACAAATTCGTTTGTTACacattacaacttttccacctcaaacacaacatggatgtacttaacttgtaatatattagtcctaataCTAACATTTTTATGTTTGTCAACCATATccaaagtttcacaaagaattacATGTTTTACTACTGATtcccgttattttttcaaatcgaaatcaaaattgaaattgaaattgaaaatttcGTCAAAATTTCAGTACTTTTgggctttgaaatttgagtcaaaatcgaaatttaagacatTGGTTGGATGTAACAATAAATGAAGGTATTGACCAGGCATTAAAACGAAAACAATCGAGTAAAACAGACAGGAGGAAATTAAATATCGTGCATGGCAGAATAACATAAGGTTCATAGAATCTGCACTACAATGTTAAAGCACATACATTTTCTACAAGTTCCAATGCCAGGTCCTTCGCCAATTCTCCATCAGGATAATACACTGATCCTATCAAATTGCTGAATTTGTCAACACCCTCCAGAACAATACGGACCTGTAAGTTCCATCATATAAATTAAAACACATAAAAGACATATAATGTACAAAACTAGCAAGTAAGAAAGATGAACTCACATCTCTGTTCAAAACACGAGTCTCTGTAAAATATTTGGCTTCCCTTCCAAATGGATCAGCAGCAACTTCAGCAGGTGATGACGTTGAAACTGCAAGCCTTTGTGCTGATGTTAATGGGGATCGGGATTCAGCAGAAACTTCTCCATTTTGTTCGTCCGAGACCACTAATGTTTCAACAACAGTTTCTGATGGAGCCCTTCTTCCCATTGATGGAGCCTAATTTTAAGATAGAACACTACAACATTTTGCAGACAAAATCCGAGACTCGGGAATGAAATGTTGATGACATTTAAATTCAGTACCTGGATTCCAGCAACAAATACTTGAACAAACTGGAACTCTGGAAGCAAATAGACACGAACAGTACTTCCATCACGAACCTGCTCAACAATACCTTGCATGGGCCTGCCCTTATTTGCAGCCAATAGACCCATGGCATCCAAGTTACTAGGATCACCAATGGCTGAGGGAGGTAATTTCCTGATAGATGCCTCTGCAGCACCCGGTGCCTGCAACAAGTAGAAATGAACACATAATAGAAGCACATTTTACAATTACTTCCTTCCTAGGAAGCGCGCATATGGAATGGAATTCATGTGAGATAAAATATGTGTACCACAACACAGCAAATCTTGAAAACAATTAGTTGTATCAAGGATATgctaataattaatatatatttcttATGTGTTTTTTTGGTAAATTATTGTGTTGTGTCAATAGTGACAAATTATGAAAGCAATCAGAGCATTAATGGGGTAAGCAATTATATCATTTCCATAATCCCCATCCCACCCCCCGCCCCCTTCCCAACTATCAAGATCTCTACACCGAGCTTCAAGCAACAAGATATGAACCAAGGTAAGACTCCCATTAGTGGTATTTTTCACATCTACCAACATGATGGTATGTAATCTTCCTCGATggcaactttaaaaaaaaaaattaatagaaaaagtataaattttattgaaaaagGAAGGTACAAAAAGGAacataagaaatcctccttagaaagaacaaaagaagaaaaaaaaaacataaaaaacaatACTGTCCAAATGTGCTGCAAATCTGGGAAAGACAGTCCTCTGAAACAGCCAGCTGCAGAAGCCCACAATATAAACTGAATCCTATCCCCCAGCATAAGAGAAATTATTAGGTAGACCCTGGTCTACTATATCATCTGTAGACTAATCCAATAAAACAGTGACAACTCATACACTAGATCAATGGGTAAATCATAACTTACTTTCTTTTCAAAACAAATCAAAAAAACCCATGAGTTGTCACCATTTTATTGGGTTAGTCCATGGAAGCAATGTAGACCCAGTCTACCTAATAATTTATCCAGCATAGATGCTGACATAATTCTTCCCCAAGAATTACGAGCACTCCACTCCAATCAAATGCCCCATGAAACAGCAAATCTTCGACCTACTCTGGACAAACCCACTCTCTTCATACAATCCAAGTTGTTTGTTCCAAACTCTCAAGAAAAGGAGCAATGAAAGAACACATGAGAAACAGATTTTGAACTGTCAATGAACAAACAACATACATCTGAAGATCAGTTCCTTCAAAGGACTCATACTCTGCAACAGAGAGTTTTAACTTATAAAGAACAATTAACTAGATAAAATGGTAACTCCTGATGAAAGGACAACTACCCTCCAACAAGCACAATAAAGAAGTGATCTTCCAACACCTCTTCCAACACCCTATCATTAAGAGATCCATGAAAATTAAATCCCAAAAGGACGAAGTGATAAAAAAAGGTAAACAGGACCATGTCATTGTTTGGTTCAACATGAGAATCCTGGCAAGTATTTCAAAAGATCACTGCCCTTGACTTGTGTATGAGCAATGAAGAATGATCATATTTTCAGTACAAAAACGAACTAATAATATATATTCCAAATTAAATTCATATCTTAAAGTTCTCACCGATCATCATAAATAAAAGAAGATTCAACACTAAATTAATAATCCAATTAACCAAAATAGTAGGGAGCAATATGATctcaaaatttcaataaaaaatttatacatatatatatatataaaagatagtAAAACAagtttatgaaaataaaaattacaagaggataagatatcctctattaaaaataaattttcaatatcaTATTAGTCTATTATtatgacaaaataatattattttcatttgtcatttttttatttttgatagtaacATGTTTTTATCAATAAAGATGAATTTTTATtagcaaggcatcaaggggatgctaTCCAgtggtacaaaacatcaaccactctgCAAAGTGtcgcaaacatcaaggattacattatGATTATTAACAATTTGCTGACTAAGCCAAGTGGAAACAACAGCAATCCACTAGTCTTTGCAAATCTAAAGCAGAGTAGTTGTATCCTTGAAgtcccttatttctttctttccaagaaCACCAAAAGATGGCGAGAGAGATGAGGTTCAAACCTTTCACTTCTCCTTGATGGCTCTGATGCCTTTCTAAGCCCAAATCTCCCTCAAACTGAATTTGCCATAACCACTACTATCTAGTCCAGGATAGAACCAAATTCCACAAGTTCCTCGTCTAGGGGCAAtggagaagaatgtggttgacTAATTCTACACCAGCCATACAAAGAAAACACCTATTTGTGACTGTAAGCCCTCTTTTCTGCAGATTgtcaagggttaaaatatttccatgtgtgataaaaaaaaaaaaaaaaccaaccttCAAAGGGGCTGCTGTcctccaaatgtgaatccaaggGGGGTTGTTGTAATTTGTTCCCTTTGATGAGAGCTTCTTGTAGAAAGACGGGCATTATGATTCATTGGGAATGTTTTGGTAACGGAATTTATAGAGTTCTGTAAAAGTCAGGAAGTGCATGAGGTTCCCAATCTGCTACATTCCTAGTAAAAGGAATATTCTAAAAAATCCCCTAATCAATGATTTGGAGATGATGACTACTAAGGGCATTTTTATGACAAACCAAGCTATAGATGGAAGGAAAGACAACTCTAAGATTACTATTCTCACACTACACATCATGCTAGAGGTAAACATTGGCCCTATTTCCCAGTTGAAATGTCACAACAGGGAAAAAAATCATCCAATCCTTTCCTCATAAATTTCCAAACTCCCACTCCATAGGGTCTCCTTCTATCAAGTGTTATCCAACCATTATGCTCAACCCCatatttagaaacaataataTGGTGATCTTCTCCCTTCATGAGCCTCCATAGCCACTTCCTTAGAagaactttattgaaaatgaagaATTTCAGCCCCAAAGCTCCCAAACAAATGGGTTGTTTAACCACTTCCCATCTAACAAGGACATATTTAAACTACTCCCCTACACTTCcccaaagaaatcttctttgaatTCCCTCCAATATTCTTGCAACTGAGGCAGGAAATGGAAGGAGGAACATGAAATAAACTAGAAGATTTGTCAAAGTGCTCTTGATGAGGGTAAGTCTGCATACTTTTGATAAGAAATTTCTTTTCAATCTTGTCAATCTCCTTTCAAACTTCTCAATAATAGGGTCCCCAACTCCTTTGTCTTTGAATTGGCTCCGAGGAAGAGACCAAGGTAATTAATGGAAAGGAACCCATCTTGCAACCTAGAAGACCAACAAGAAAGGGGTGCTCTCCAATTGGAATAAGCTCACTATTAAAACGGCCTCAAACCCTAACAAAATACATCGAAGGTTGAGGATATGAAGGGGATTATCTTCGCAAAAAATGATAGAATCATCCGCAAAAAATAGATGAGAAACTTTTGTAAGACTTCCATTTTTGCCCACCTTGAGACCTCTAAAAAGATCCCTCCTTCAATAGCTTTCATTAGCATGGCTAAGCACCTCCATaaccaaaataaacaaaaaaagggACAAGAGATTTCCTCGTCTCAAATCTCTCGAGGTACAAAAGAATTCAGAAGGGCAGCCATTTATGAGCACTGAGACGCTTGCAATTTTGATGCATTGAGCAAACCAACACCACTAGAGCTCCCCAAAGCCCATTTTCCTAAGATAAAGAAGGAAGTTCCAATTGACATGATCAAATGCTTTCTTCATATCCACTTTGCACACTATTCCCCTTTTTCCCTCCTTTAGATAGGCatccaccacctcattagcaGTAAGGGCAGCATCCATAATCTGTCTTCCAGCCATAAAAGCATGCTGATTCTAACGAATGACTTCCAGTATTGCTTTTTTGGACCTCTCATCTAAGATTTtggcaatgattttataaatgcttCCTGCCAAGCTTATAGGGCGGAAATACTTGATGCTAACTATCCCAAATTTCTTCAAAACTAGAGCGACAAAGGTGGCACTAATGCAATTGACAAATTTTCCAGATCTATGAAActcaaaacacattgaaaatgtCATGCTTGAGAAGGCTCTAGTTAGCCTAAAAGAAAGCCGAACAGAAACCATCTAGTCCAGAAGCATTATCTCCATTGCAATTTTTAATAGCTTGGAGGACTTCTACTTCATCAAAGGATCTCTTAAGCCACCTTGCATTGAATGAACTGAGAGATCTAAAATCGATACCATTCATTGAAGGTCTCCAAGTTTTTGGTTCTATGTAAAGGTCTtttataaaaatcacaaataCCTACCTAAAATCTTCTTCCCTAATTAAGGTGAATTCCCAATTTCAATTATGGATAGGGTGTTACTTCTACAATGAGCTTTGATATCCGGTGAAAGCATTTTGTATTACGATCTCCCTCCTTGAGCCATAAAGCTCTAAATTTCTGCCTCCAAGATATTTTTGGCTCTCTGTTCATCACCAAGGCCTTGGATTATCTCCTGCTCATCAAGTTCTTTGATGCCATTAAGGATAACAGCCTTCTACGCTGGACATTCCCAAACGTGTTTTTGTTCCATATTTTTAACTTTTCTTTTATTCCTTTCAATTTCGAGACAAGCACAAAACTAGCCTTTCCTGTGACCTAAATAAAGGACCACCAAGTGATGTTGCCACCAATGAGAGGGATATCAATAAAGTCATTCACACTAATAAAGTCAAGGTATTCTCTCATGCTACTGGTCTCGAGGCTGCCCCCCACTTCTTTCATGCggataaacaatatattaaaatcgCCTCCAATGATCCAAGGAGCATTTCATCTACTCCTGATCTTGAAGAGTTCATGCTAAAAAAGAGACCTGGAGGGTCCTTCACTTGGGCCGTAAAACCTTGTGAAAATCCACTAAAAGTTATCATTCATGCTTTTGAACAAACAGGAGACTAAGAAGGAGTAGATGAGTGATCTAACAATTCCACAACACTAAGCTTCCACAAGACAAGAATACCCTCTAAGCTACCTACCACTCCAAGGGATATCCAATCACAAGCATCTCAGCCTCAAAGGTCGATGTTGCCACCAATGAGAGGGATATCAATAATGTCATTCACACTAATAAAGTCAAGGTATTCTCTCATGCTACTGGTCTCGAGGCTGCCCCCCACTTCTTTCATGCggataaacaatatattaaaatcgCCTCCAATGATCCAAGGAGCATTTCATCTACTCCTGATCTTGAAGAGTTCATGCTAAAAAAGAGACCTGGAGGGTCCTTCACTTGGGCCGTAAAACCTTGTGAAAATCCACTAAAAGTTATCATTCATGCTTTTGAACAAACAGGAGACTAAGAAGGAGTAGATGAGTGATCTAACAATTCCACAACACTAAGCTTCCACAAGACAAGAATACCCTCTAAGCTACCTACCACTCCAAGGGATATCCAATCACAAGCATCTCAGCCTCAAAGGTCATTGATCAAGAGTTGATCCACTATCTCCACCTTAGTTTCTTGCAAGAACACCACATCACCCTCCAATCCATAAGAAAGGACTTCATTAAACTCCTCTTGGATCATAGTAGTCAAAAGTGTGCTTGAGGCGCGCCAAGGCGCGAGACGCAGTAGGGCCACAAGGCTAGCGCCTCATTCCTGTTGAGGCAAGGCAACCTTTAAGAGGCA
This window contains:
- the LOC131159440 gene encoding ribonuclease TUDOR 1-like, which encodes MASSTAGPTGWLRGRVKAVPSGDCLVVMASTKEDRPPPEKTVTLSSLIAPRLARRGGVDEPFAWDSREYLRKLCIGKEVTFKVDYSVPSIGREFGSVFLGDKNVASLIVSEGWAKVRDQAPQKGEVSPYLAELVNLEEQAKQQGLGRWSKAPGAAEASIRKLPPSAIGDPSNLDAMGLLAANKGRPMQGIVEQVRDGSTVRVYLLPEFQFVQVFVAGIQAPSMGRRAPSETVVETLVVSDEQNGEVSAESRSPLTSAQRLAVSTSSPAEVAADPFGREAKYFTETRVLNRDVRIVLEGVDKFSNLIGSVYYPDGELAKDLALELVENGLAKFVEWSANMMEDDAKRRLKSAELQAKKNRLRIWTNYVPPLTNSKAIHDQNFTGKVVEVVSGDCIIVADDSVPYGSPLAERRVNLSSIRCPKMGNPRRDEKPAPYAREAKEFLRTRLIGRQVNVSMEYSRKVSMTDGSTAVTATADSRVMDFGSVFLVGDDTSTVSNAAGSQPAGVNVGELVVARGFGTVIRHRDFEERSNYYDALLAAESRAISGKKGIHSARDPPVMHITDLLTASAKKAKDFLPFLQRSRRMPAIVEYVLSGHRFKLLIPKETCSIAFSFSGVRCPGRDEPFSDEAIALMRRKIMQRDVEIEVETVDRTGTFLGSLWESKTNMAVTVLESGLAKFQSTFGSDRIPDAHLLLQAEQSAKRQKLKIWENYIEGEEVTNGSVAEGKQKEVLKVIVTEVLGGGRFYIQTVGDQKVASIQQQLASLNIHEAPVVGSFNPKKGDIVLAQFSVDKSWNRAMIVNAPRGAVESPHDKFEVFYIDYGNQEAVPYSELRPLDPSVSSAAAIAQLCSLAFIKVPSLEEDFGQEAAEFLSEITLNSSKELRAVVEERDTSGGKVKGQGTGTILFVTLSGVENEDSINAAMLKEGLARLEKRKRWDLKERQLALDNLESFQEEARLSRRGMWQYGDIQSDEEDAAPPARKAGARR